The Elaeis guineensis isolate ETL-2024a chromosome 14, EG11, whole genome shotgun sequence genomic sequence TCCAGGATGGTTCACAGGGAAAGGTATTGTTCCGCCACCAGCTGGACCAGTGTCAAAGGCATTTTCAGGAGACATTGTTGTAAGATTATCTTCATCAGAGTCACTAAGGACAATGATATCTGGATCCTTCAATGGTGCAGGAGGGGTTCTACCCTCAACATTGTATGTTGGACCGAAATTGAGTGAGAGAGAATCAAACTCATGACCATTGGTCAGAGATAAATCAATTTGCCCTCCGCCTTCTTGATTGACACTTGGATCTTCTCCATCTCTATAACTTCCAGTGGGACTACTGCTCGTAGGTATGATATTCTGACAGCGATTTTCAAGATTACCTAGACCATGACTTCCAGAAGATGGAGGTTTCATGTCTGCAGGTTTACTTATTTCCCATGTTCCATTGCGATTTCTTTTAATTCCTAATCTCAAGCCTGCATGCCCTTCTGATTTACCATCCTGCTTAAGCTGCCTCGAGTTCTCCAAGTTAGGTTTTATCTCTGAATCTGTTGTGGCACATGGAGTACCATCAGGCTTGTGCCATTGCGTGAGCTCCCTAAATTCACATTCAGCCTTTGCGCGCCAACAACCATCAGGCTTCACATCAATCTCATTTACATCTTCTCCGCAAGTTTGCAACTGTATCACCAGAAGAGAACAGTAAGAACAAAAGTGCAAGCGTACATCAACATACACAATTGAAACTAGAGAACAATTCCAGGGAAACCTACCAGAGAAGTGATGCGATTGAAATATGGGTCAATGATGATGTTTTCAAGAGTATAGTTCTTTAGGCATATTGGACACTGCCACTGCAGGAAAGCAAAAGAATTTCTGAGGAAAAGAATTTCTGAGCACAAAGATACATTACTAAGAAATAATTATAACCTTCCGAGAGCGTTGATTGAGTTCAATAAATGTTTCTAGATCAAAACAGCCCATGTGGACACAAGGCTTGAACCTGCCTGCAATTTTTATTCGAGACCCACTATTCTGAAATCAGTaagacaagaaaaaaagaaactggTTAGGCTTCCTAAAGGTGAACTTGGTCAAAAAGAAATAGATTCAATTCTCAATGaatgaattctctctctctcccccccattAAATGTAGGGgacatctaattttttattaaatttcttTATACAAGTTATATCAAACAAAATAATCTGTACCGATAATATAATGTTCTAGAAGCATGTGGATAGAGACACAAGTTATTGAAGGTTTTCCCTCATGCATTAATGTTTCCACATCACATGACTTGGACTGTAGAAAAGATACGCTCTTTGGTCAAATGTTTGTTAAACTAGCTTTCCTTCCAAAGGGTAACATTTTCTGTGCAAAAAGTTCACAATTCCACCAAACCAATTTGCATGGAGGAAAAAATACAACAAAAAGAAATTACACCACATATTGCTGCATGCTTTGCAATTCATGTTCTGACCTCAAGTACACACATCATGCAAAGGCAAGAATTTATGATTGCAAAACCTTCGGCAGGCACTTTAACCCACCAGGGATTGACAGCCTCATCAGCAGCATTGTGTAtaattctttcttttcctttttcaatATGTCATTCCTGGTTACTCGACTTTTCCAGATCAGTAAAACAAAAACAGAAACAACAGTGGTGCATATGCTGCTCCAAGGTGCTTAAAGAATTACATCTACATTATACAAAATTTAAACAGCCACTTACAGGACAGCGGAGATTTACTGTAACAGAGTCAGCAACCACTTCTAAATCACTGTCACTATCTGCATTCTCTGTATTAGTTCCACCACCAATGCAACGACAAACACGAGCAAGAGCATCCTCAAAATGCTCACCATCTGCTTCCTTTGGTACCAAGTTGAGGACCTAAAACGAGTTCCTTTAATAATGGAAAGCAGCTGGTGTATAAAAAGATATGTCCAACAAAAAAGACACAGCATCCACATTATCTGAATATGAAATATTCAAGGTATTGCTCAAAAAGAATAAGACAAGGAAGATCCTGAAAGATAATCCCCCATGCTTCCTTttcaatgtgtgtgtgtgtgtctgtgatAATTTATAAAGGTACAAGTGTGGCATGAACATTGACTTGAGTATTCGGATTTGGCGCATGCATCATGCTACTACTGCAGGTATCAATATTAGTGTTCTATCAAGCATCTTGAGATGAAGTGTGGTAGCCTTTATGAAAGCCCACATTAACTAGAGAATCTCAACAACATGATCAACTCTTTCCAATAGTTACAATGCTGTGTCTATCCTTGTCATTATCATAAGGGGATCTAGAGTGCCAGTTCACTACTCCTAACATGCAAAAGCATGTTTTtaacaaatttttaaaataccagTCATGCAGCCACTTGTGGTAAAATAGCAGCAGTAACATGCTATTGCAAGTAAGGGAGTGAAACATCATTAAGATATCAACAATATACGGGAATTACAAGCCACACCAAACATTGGAAATAACAGAAGCCGGGTATATATAATACTCCCAATGAATGAGGATGAGGCATATGTTGCTTTGCACATGCAGGAAAAGGAAAGGGGACAGAGGTATGTCTCCCATTCCCTCCAGCCACTCCACATCTTATCCTTGCATCACCTTGGCCATGTTCCAGTTCCAGCCAAGTGGATAAATTCTCCTTCCATTTCTCTTCTTCATCTGTTTTGCTTTCCATTTCctcatttttctcttattttctacTTACATTACACCAAGTGAATGACATTTCTTGCTATAGATAGTCTGACACTGCTGCTTTTAAGAATAGTCTGACACTGCTGCTTTTAAGGATAGTCTGACACTGCTGTTTTTAaggacattaaaaaaaaaaaaaaaaagaatcccaTGTTTAACATGTCTGACCCATGTCAAAAGGTATCTTTTAAGGAAATATTCTGTAAGAGCACCGCTCACTGAAACTACCAGTTTCCAGCTTCCTAAAAGAAAAAGCAGAGGAGCAAGAAAAACAGGTTTATCTTCTGTTGGCTGCTAATATCTAGAACCTTCATGGGATACATGAGTATGATATCACTTGGTAACTTTTGAAAGCTCACAAAAGGTCAATGTCCAATTGTTTTAAACTCTCCCTTGATGTTAAAACAGTTAAAGCATGAACCTATAAGTGACCACCAGCAATAACAAGACATTTACCATTTATAAAGGGTAACATTGCACTCATTGTTTTGCAATTTATCCATCATTTAGAGACAGCTTCTTTAAGGTCAGGAATCAAGAATTCCTCTTCCATTGAGGCTTCCTGATAAGATTATCAGGTTAAAGGGGATCTTGAGCCTTCCTGACCAAAAGTACGTAGAAACTCCAGAGGTTATAGAAAACATCCATTTATCCCCTTCAATGAAGACACCTTTAGATTCTAAAGAAATTCCATCACTAAGATTCACACTGATGGACCTAGATTGCCATGGAGATAAATCCTACCAACTGCATTGGATTTCTCACAACTTCATAAATGGAAccttaaaaaaaaacaaaaaaacaaaaacaaaacaaaacaaaagacacaaTGATGttggtaacaaaaaaaaaaaatcataatataaaGGGCACTTGTATACATAACCATATTACCAATGCaaatcaaacatgaatatcttataCCTATTTTAGTAATGCAAATCAAACATCCATTTGCAACTGTAAAGGCCTTGTTTGGAGgtcactaatttcaaaattgttaatcttttttctaaaatcaaaagttgTGGAAAAGCCAAAAAAAGATAACACTAAGGAAAATCCATGAACTTGAAAAGTCCTGCTCAAAGTTAAATTAAATAGTagtaataataatgatgatgatgatgatgatgatgatgataacacCTTAGTTGTGAATTCTAGACAACAATATAAGGCACTGCTTGACCTATATGCGAACACCAAATGATTAAATATATCAAACTGATTTCAAATAACTGATCTGTTTGAACAGTAAATATGTAAATCCAAACACAATTATTGACAGGTGCCAGATAAAATCATCCAATGCTTACAACCCTCAGCAACCAAGAATTGTATCAGAACATCCAATGCTAAAGTATGCAATCAGAAAATGCAAGTGCAATGCATGTGGCTTATTTAAATGGATGAAGTATCTGATGGTTGCTTATGACAACGACCGAGGTGCTAGACATGTGCCTTGCCAAGTGCTTACCAACACCCGGTAAGACATGCCAAATACTGGCACTGGTTTTTGAAGCCTTGATTTGCAGTTCCATCTTGAGATGGTATGTGTGGAAATAGAATTTAGCCATAAAACTTCTTATATAATCAACAAATACAATAATATATACCACTTCTGTGGATGCACTTGTTTTCCTCCTCAAATCATTATCTAAAGAAAGACAAGTGAAAAGAGGTTGAATTATCAGCAGCGACTGAACAAGGCGGTTCAGTCTAAGTTGCAACAAAGAAGTccatattgtaatataataagaATTGAAAGTGACAACTTCCCCTAGTGACCCACAACCTATGATTTGGCAGCTGAAGAAGATCAATCTAACACCAACCTCTCATGAAATGTGTCAAGAGATAAGTAACAGGAAGTTTATAAGTTATATTTCTATtcatttcaagattttttttgaatatgaaaagtaaaaattaattcaaatcaccTGTTGAACTGTCCTCCTCTTTGCAATTCTGATTCCGAAACAGAATACACGAGTATCACACCGTGATAAACAAATTTTATTAATTCCTTCCCTGCTGCATGTGGTGATCTGAATAGAAAATAAGATAATATGGAACATTCAGAAAGAAGTGCAATGAATTGCAATGCAGCTGCATACTTAGTATGAAAAAGAGGAAAACTTTCAAAAATAAGACAAACTGATTGAGAATGGGTAAGAAATAGCAAACAGCCTATAAGGTGTATCACTGCAAGCAAACAGTGGTACTGATTGATGGAGAAAGTCATGTTGCATTAAGATAGCAGGAAACTCACCACCGGACCATCATCCCGACCATTGATTCCCAACAACTGTGAGCCTGGTCTACCAACTACTCGCATCATAACACCTATTGACAGATTCAAAATAGATAATTAACAAGAAAACCATAGATATCTTCAACACATGGATATCTTGAATCTTTACTGGAGCAGAAATACCATATCTAGACAAACACGTATATGAATAGAAATTAGGGAAGGGAGGAGAAGATTTAGGTCAATGATCACTTATTCTATCAAAAAATGCTTAAATGGCATTCCAAATAATGTGACATCAACTGTTTGAAGTATAGATGCCTTTCATACCATTGACTTGCAAATCTGCATACTGTGGCCATTGCATCCTAAATGGAACTTTATCATTAAGAAGTATACACCAAACCTGCAAAACAACACACAATTACAATATTGAGCCAGTTATTTTAGTGCAACACTTATAAGTCTACAGGTTTTTCCCCTATTAAAGAAGCTTTATCAAGCTGCCAAtacaattaaaaaataataaataatatatatatatatatatatatatatatattattctttaGTTATGCTATACAAGGTTTTAAATTCCGTGAGACGGAGCTGTCCCGTTTTCCTATGGAACGGGACGCGCCGCCATCCCATCCCGTCCCGACACTTGGGACAAAGATGTCTCAAGGCGTCCCGATCGGGATGCTGGGACGCTAACAGGACGCTCTGTCCCAATACATAGGATGGTAACCCATCTCGGTGTCCCACGGGACATCCCGCTGGGACCTGAATCCCTGATGCTATGGTTACCTTTAGTTTCTACATAAAAGAACGGAAAAAAAAGTTATTTGGTGCCACATAAGTGAAATCGATTTTAAACAATCTCATTAGGATCTGGATCACATCATAAATCATATCGCGAGCAGATAGGAATATAGATAGCGCTAAAAATTGATAGATCCTTTCTGATTTGTATTAAACATAGACAAAAGGGTAAAGCAATATGAAACAAGATTACATTGTAATTCAGATGAATAACAATAAAAAACCATCATATACGGACTTCACTTTCCAATAAGAATAGTCCCATGTATATCCAAGACAGAAACACCATGTTGAATTATtcagtatacacacacacacacacacacacacacacacacacacacacacacatataacaATACAATTCCATAAGACATTTTAATCcaatacacaaaaaaaaaagaaaagaaagaaagacacACACATCTGCCAGCAAAACAAAGAAGTAGACAACCAATAAGTTATTCTCATCATCAAAACATCATTACTGGATATGACAAGCAACATCACCTCCCTTCCTTTCGGCTCTAGAGGAACAAGGATTTCTTCTTCATCCGCTAGTTAAACATTATATGACATCCCGATGCTAAAATTTCTTGCAAAAATGTGTTTTATCCCCTTAAATAGACAAAATTAATTCTCCTTTGAAGtcaaagaataaagaaaaaaagaatctaATATCGAAAAATGGTTgcaaaaatatgatatatatatatcgaGATATTGTCTCTAAAAGCAATAAAAGTTCTCTTCTTCAAACAAGGATTGCTAACTTTATGTTTTGAACATAGTTCGCCAAACTGCCCCGAACCGGGTGGTTTTGGGCATGTCAAATTGTACCGGCAACCTACCAGTGTGGTTTGGACATTTGATTCAGAACACCAGCAAAaatggagggaggaagaaaaaaagaaaagaaaagagaggggaAGGAAAGGAAAGGCGAAGGCCGGCGTAGCTTGCTAAGGCCGCCGGAGGGCAGCCAACGTGGCTTGCTAAGGCCGCTGGATGGCAGCCGGCACCTCCAGAGCTCCGCCCTCGACCAAAGAATAAAAAGAGAGACGAGGGGAGGAAGGGAGAGAAACAGGAGGAGGGGGAGGTAGCAGGGAGGCCGGCGGTGGCTGCCGAAGGGCCGTGAAGTCTCCCGAACCGGATCCCCAGCATGGCCTCTGTTGGGCCGAAATAGGGCCAACCCGCCCCAGTTTCAAtcacatttaaatttttttgcatTGCACAATGAAGTTGGCAATAGGGGCCGACGCCATGGGGGGGAATCCAGCCATCCAGAGGCCTCGACAGCCCTCCGATGGCCACTGCCGGCCTCCCCGCCACCTCCCCCTCCCGTTTCTCTCCTTCCCTCTTTATCTCTCTCTATTCTCGCCTCTTCAGAGGAGCACGGAGCTCCATAGGCCTTGACAGCCCTTCGAGGGCCTCCATGGCCCTCTGGTGGCCATCACCAACATCTCTGTCGacctccctctctctatctccctCTCTACTTTCTTTGCCATGTTAGTCAGGCCTGATATGGAGCATACCGAACCATACCACCAACCGACCTGCACAAGTTCCGATTCCAATTCTACAGACCTTGATTTTGAAAGCATATTAGTGATGGAGAGTTCATTGTAAAAGTCCAAGAAATGAAATGGATCATAACACATGGCTGTTGTAATAGCTTTAATATCTGACTCTTCCAAATTTAGATTGTATGATCAAGGTTTGGATTTTATGGTCCAAAATGATTCCAGTCTAAGAATCTGATCTGTATTGTTGAAGGCCATTTTGATCTCAAATATACGAGGATAATGGATCGCAATGACCTTGGGCATCTAACTATTTAAGGCTTTTTAGGACTGTCTCTTCATTTTAGGCAATTAATACAAGAAACTTTAATTTTGCTCTCCCATGATGTATATAATCAAAGACACACTGCATAGATACAAAGTCACAGCTCTCATTCaccctcttaaaaaaaaaaagaaaaaaatcaaaggcaTATGACTAAGAGGCATCTGGCAGAGATCTAAATAAATACACCACAATAACCCCACAGATAATGCCAATAGAGTAGATTGTCGACTTGAAAATGAAAATATTAGCTGAACTTTTTCATGCAACTATCAGCATAATAAGAGGTTTTGAATTTGCAATTTTATTGATAAATGTttatggtccaagatatgagaAGTTCTGACAAAAGAAGACCAACAATACTTCCCTTTAGTTATTACTTTATAATTAAAAGAACAGAAATTGATGGACCATATGGATATTAGATGGCAATTCATAATTTTTGACTGCTAGAGCTTAATCATTCTTCAACAAAAATTTAACACACGATTGTACAAATGAATTGGTACCATTGAATGTTGTAATGACTTTAATGCCTCACAATGAAGAACCCACAAAAATGTAGCACCAATCCAGAGGGGGAAGAATGAATATAGAAACCAACCTGGAGATCATATTCAGTTTTCTGCAacatttctctctctcctcttgacAATTGAAATGTTCTCTCCACAGCTTGCACAGTGTTCGATCTGTAGTCCATGGAATCCAaccattaaaaaaaagaaaaaaaaacaaatagaTAACCTTCATCATGATAGCACGTACAAGATGAAAACAAACACAGTATATACGACATTTGGCAGAGACCTGAGAATCCAAGCATAAATACAATTATTTTTTCCAGAATCTCACAGTCAAATCGGGACAAAATCATCATTATAGTCTACAACACAGACTGGATAACAGATAACACATTCCATGTTTATGAAGACCAACTTAACTGAATCAAAAGGTGACTCTGAAAGCGAGTTTATAATGTTCTCCTAATCAATGAACAATTTTTATGAcctttttgttcaccaaacaatattcaaaattattttcctAATCAACTTATATATACATCAAAGTTGACTCTCAGAGAATTAGTCACAACTTATTCATGAAATTCAAGCAAAGTTTACCATAAAAAACTCTTCTAATCATGTTGTTTCTTCTTGTTCCATTTTCATTGCCTTTTGCCACATGTACTAGCATGCAagcgaataaataaataaacatgtTTATCCATTTTTTAGTTTAAACCACAGTCTAATCATGAATTCTCAGCTGAAGAGTTACAGAATTGGAGAACCGGTATTGATTAAAAACACATGATATCTAGGCCAATGTTGCCTATACACCACCATGCTAACAAACTAGAACTCATACAGTAAGTCACGTTTATTCAGTACTCACCCTTCTGTAATGCCAGAAGATGTCAACTTTAAAGAAAGTAATGGACGCCCTATTGTCACCCAGAATCTGCATTTTAAATCAACAAATTATCAACTTATATTAAAGAAGATAACATTATAACATAAAaacattttaaaaaattaaactacATCATAATTAAATGTGCATCTACAGATGCCAAGTAGATAACTTTGTCCACATTCTTACTCCTCATATGCGATCACAGTCCTCTTAAATTCTTCCATGTCTTCTATTAATCAGTGCACAAACATTCAGTCATTAAACTTCCAACGATTCTACATCCTTTTCTCACTTCAGTGgtcaaattcttttaatttctCAGGTCAGGTGAATGAATAACCCAGCGATCAATTTAGTCTGAAAATTTAGACCATTCCAAATGCTGAAAACCTCAATTACAACCGATTTAAGATCCATAGATCAGAACTCTGGGATGGCCAACACTAGAACTAGATAAACATGATTCATAATTTTATtcctaataatataaatatacctAAAAAAAGACTAGGCCTTCCATGAAGTTGCTAAGAATGTTCCCAACCATGCCAAAGCAAACCCACCAGCATCAAATATCAAAGCTTTGCATGCACACTTCTTCAGGCCAACTCATCTCTTTTGCACCATAATTACCATTCCAAGATCATTACAATAAAAAACACCTCAGCTAGACAAGGAAGACAATGTCAAGCTCTAACATGTTCTTGATCAAACAGAAGTTAAAATAAACATTATAAACAGAGAAAGAAAGGATAGTCACACTTCACATAGAACTAGAGTACAAGACCGGGAGAAAAATTCTTGGCTCCAATGtagattgagaaaaaaaaaataatggagaaCACAAGGATGAATAAGTTCGTAGTGCAAGGGACATGCTTTGAAAAAGAAATATAACTTCTTGCCCATCTAACCAAACTACTATCCTACATCAAACTAAAGATAAACCCCAGTAACAGATTAAAAGGTCTAGCATATGCATCATGTTTTTCACTTAGACCCAATGTAAAACTAATATATAGCTTATATCAAATTAAACTAACAAAAACAGAAACATAAACCCAAAAAAGAATTGAAATATTTGGAAGAGGTAAAATAATGATTAAGTCCACCCAAATGGACCAACCTACTTTCAGTAAATCCAAGCTATACGTGTAATTACAGAAATGAATTATATCACACCTGTAATGTAGCATATCACCATGATATGCTACAATAAATGCAATGACAGGTTGTCGAGAAAAATATAGAGCATTTTGTACAACATCTCTCTGCAGCAATGTGGTTACCGTGCAGTAAGGAAACATACAAAACACCACCTGAATACTTACTTACCTAGACCATAAGATCACTTACAATTATAAGCAAACTAGGACATGCATCACACTTCTTACCAGACCATAAACCTAAATCAAACCTCCCCTTTTAACAAATTTTGAGAGTATTACCGACTCTGAAACTGCCACAACCTAAACAAGATATTAAACATGTATAGCGTACTATATCAATTAGAGTCCTAGTTAAAAATACCTAACAAAGACAGCAAGTGTTATAACGTTGGTGAATCCTAAAGAAATGAATGATGAACTGATCAAGATCATGACAAATATACGCTAGATGGGCTTGGTAAAGGGAAGAAAATGTTGATCATAAGAAAATTATATACATTACAACCAAAACTTCAATGATACACGTGCTATATACAATAAAAATATCAGCTTCATTAAAAGATAATTAGCATAGTCTGCAAGATATATAAAACTTGATATATTTAAATTATGTTCTCAGTCACTTTACAGCGAGACAAAATTTGTTGCATCCATATACAGATATGCAGTAAGTACAAATGTAAAAACAATAATGAGATTTTACAAGGATAATCAAATCGATGCTGAGTGGGGGAAAAAAACAGCTGCTCATAATATTAGAAATCCCAATAGAGGAAAATAAGACATACGGGTCAGCCCTCTTGATTCGACACAGTTCACAATAAAAGTGAGTTGGAGGTTCAGGCGAAACACCCTCCATAGGTTTCTCAGGTATAATTACACAATCATAATGCTGCCAAACTTGACATCGGAGATCTTCACACTGCAATCATCAAAACTTTTATTGATT encodes the following:
- the LOC105057067 gene encoding E3 SUMO-protein ligase SIZ1; its protein translation is MDLVPSCRDKLAYFRIKELKDVLTQLGLAKQGKKQDLVDRILALLSDEQVSRSQSWGKKNSIGKDRVAKIIDDTYRKMQVHGAPDLASKSHSGSDFNHMKPKEEMDDSYQLNMKVQCLCGRHFITESMIKCEDLRCQVWQHYDCVIIPEKPMEGVSPEPPTHFYCELCRIKRADPFWVTIGRPLLSLKLTSSGITEGSNTVQAVERTFQLSRGEREMLQKTEYDLQVWCILLNDKVPFRMQWPQYADLQVNGVMMRVVGRPGSQLLGINGRDDGPVITTCSREGINKICLSRCDTRVFCFGIRIAKRRTVQQVLNLVPKEADGEHFEDALARVCRCIGGGTNTENADSDSDLEVVADSVTVNLRCPNSGSRIKIAGRFKPCVHMGCFDLETFIELNQRSRKWQCPICLKNYTLENIIIDPYFNRITSLLQTCGEDVNEIDVKPDGCWRAKAECEFRELTQWHKPDGTPCATTDSEIKPNLENSRQLKQDGKSEGHAGLRLGIKRNRNGTWEISKPADMKPPSSGSHGLGNLENRCQNIIPTSSSPTGSYRDGEDPSVNQEGGGQIDLSLTNGHEFDSLSLNFGPTYNVEGRTPPAPLKDPDIIVLSDSDEDNLTTMSPENAFDTGPAGGGTIPFPVNHPGVSERYPDDLGLGTSGTSCLGLFNSNGDDFGMPLWPMQTGPQTGPGFQLFETDPDIPDALVTSHNPLGCATINGYGLTSDGGLEDASRVQDFSNCRSNTDMNGSLVDNPRAFGSDDPSLQIFLPSGPAGMTMQADLHDHTEMPNGIHSDDWISLTLAAGGGHGESTSANGLNAGQQLAPKESSTEPLEDAASLLLSMNDDRANIANSNTQRSDISFSHPCQPRSVRPRLNLSIDIDSD